The following are from one region of the Ochotona princeps isolate mOchPri1 chromosome 4, mOchPri1.hap1, whole genome shotgun sequence genome:
- the ADAMTS15 gene encoding A disintegrin and metalloproteinase with thrombospondin motifs 15 isoform X2, producing MADVGTMCDPKRSCSVIEDDGLPSAFTTAHELGHVFNMPHDNVKVCEEVFGKLRANHMMSPTLIQIDRANPWSACSAAIITDFLDSGHGDCLLDQPSKPVSLPEDLPGASYTLSQQCELAFGVGSKPCPYMQYCTKLWCTGKAKGQMVCQTRHFPWADGTSCGEGKFCLKGACVERHNPNKYKVDGSWAKWEPYGPCSRTCGGGVQLAHRQCSNPAPANGGKYCEGVRVKYRSCNLEPCPSSASGKSFREEQCEAFNGHNHSTNRVTLAVTWVPKYSGVSPRDKCKLICRANGTGYFYVLAPKVVDGTLCAPDSTSVCVQGKCIKAGCDGNLGSKKKFDKCGVCGGDNKSCKKVTGLFTKPMHGYNFVVTIPAGASSIDIRQRGYKGLIGDDNYLAVKNGQGKYLLNGHFVVSAVERDLVVKGSVLRYSGTGTAVESLQASRPILEPLTVELLSVGKMTPPRVRYSFYLPKEPREDKSPHPKAPRGPSVLHNSVLSLSNQVEHPDDRPPARWVAGSWGPCSVSCGSGLQKRAVDCQGLPGLRGASACDIAHRPVETRACGEPCPTWELGTWSPCSKSCGRGFKRRSLKCLGHGGRLLARDQCNLRRKPQELDFCILRPC from the exons ATGGCTGATGTGGGCACCATGTGTGACCCCAAGAGAAGCTGCTCCGTTATTGAGGATGATGGGCTTCCGTCCGCCTTCACCACTGCCCACGAGCTGG GCCACGTGTTTAACATGCCCCATGACAACGTGAAAGTGTGTGAGGAGGTCTTCGGGAAGCTCCGAGCCAACCACATGATGTCTCCGACCCTCATCCAGATTGACCGGGCCAACCCCTGGTCAGCCTGCAGCGCTGCCATCATCACGGACTTCTTGGACAGTGGGCATG GCGACTGcctcctggaccagcccagcaaGCCTGTCTCCCTGCCTGAAGACCTGCCGGGTGCCAGCTACACCCTGAGCCAGCAGTGTGAGCTGGCTTTTGGCGTGGGCTCTAAGCCCTGTCCTTACATGCAATACTGCACCAAGCTGTGGTGTACCGGCAAGGCCAAGGGTCAGATGGTGTGCCAGACCCGCCACTTTCCCTGGGCAGATGGCACCAGCTGTGGTGAGGGCAAGTTCTGCCTCAAGGGAGCTTGTGTGGAGAGACACAACCCCAACAAGTACAAG GTGGATGGCTCCTGGGCCAAATGGGAACCCTATGGGCCCTGCTCAAGGACCTGTGGTGGGGGCGTGCAGCTGGCCCACAGGCAGTGCAGCAATCCCGCCCCTGCCAACGGGGGCAAGTACTGCGAGGGAGTGAGAGTGAAATACCGATCTTGCAACCTGGAGCCCTGCCCCAGCTCAG CCTCTGGCAAGAGCTTCCGGGAGGAGCAATGCGAAGCTTTCAATGGCCACAATCATAGCACCAACCGGGTCACCCTTGCTGTGACATGGGTGCCCAAGTACTCGGGTGTGTCTCCCCGGGACAAGTGCAAGCTCATTTGCCGAGCTAATGGCACCGGCTACTTCTATGTGCTGGCACCTAAG gtggtggaTGGAACGCTGTGTGCTCCCGACTCCACCTCGGTCTGTGTCCAAGGCAAATGCATCAAGGCTGGCTGCGACGGGAACCTGGGCTCCAAGAAGAAATTTGACAAAtgtggggtgtgtgggggagacAATAAGAGCTGCAAGAAGGTGACAGGACTCTTCACCAAGCCCAT GCATGGCTACAATTTCGTGGTGACCATCCCTGCAGGTGCTTCAAGCATCGACATCCGCCAGCGTGGCTACAAGGGGCTAATTGGGGATGACAACTACTTGGCTGTCAAGAACGGCCAAGGCAAGTACTTGCTCAACGGCCACTTTGTGGTGTCAGCTGTGGAGAGGGACCTGGTGGTGAAGGGCAGTGTGCTGCGGTACAGTGGGACGGGCACAGCAGTGGAGAGTCTGCAGGCTTCCCGGCCCATCCTGGAGCCCCTGACTGTAGAGCTCCTTTCTGTGGGCAAGATGACGCCACCCCGGGTCCGCTACTCCTTCTATCTACCCAAAGAGCCCCGGGAGGACAAGTCTCCCCACCCTAAAGCCCCCCGGGGTCCCTCTGTGCTGCACAACAGTGTTCTCAGCCTTtccaaccaggtggagcacccagaTGACAGGCCTCCAGCacgctgggtggcaggcagctggggaccATGTTCTGTGAGCTGTGGCAGTGGCCTGCAGAAGCGGGCAGTGGATTGCCAGGGCCTCCCGGGGCTGCGTGGAGCCTCAGCCTGCGACATTGCTCATCGACCGGTGGAGACGCGAGCCTGTGGAGAGCCATGCCCTACCTGGGAGCTGGGGACCTGGTCACCCTGCTCCAAGAGCTGTGGCCGTGGCTTTAAGAGGCGTtcgctcaagtgcctgggccatggAGGCCGGCTGCTGGCCAGAGACCAGTGCAACCTGCGCCGCAAGCCCCAGGAACTGGACTTCTGCATCTTGAGGCCATGCTGA